The following are from one region of the Alphaproteobacteria bacterium genome:
- a CDS encoding HPr family phosphocarrier protein: MSEHPEICEQVTIVNQKGLHARAASKFVKCVSNFEAVMEVSRGDMKVAATSIMGLMMLAASKGTTLRICAYGKDAEEALSAICQLISDRFEEDE; the protein is encoded by the coding sequence ATGTCCGAGCATCCCGAAATCTGCGAACAGGTCACAATTGTCAACCAAAAAGGGTTGCACGCCAGAGCCGCATCCAAATTCGTAAAATGCGTTTCTAATTTTGAAGCCGTGATGGAAGTCAGCCGCGGCGACATGAAGGTTGCCGCAACCAGTATCATGGGCCTTATGATGCTTGCCGCATCGAAGGGGACAACCTTGCGCATTTGTGCCTACGGCAAAGATGCGGAAGAAGCATTATCCGCCATTTGCCAACTCATTTCCGACAGGTTTGAAGAAGATGAGTGA